In Nocardia asteroides, a single genomic region encodes these proteins:
- a CDS encoding molybdopterin oxidoreductase family protein gives MTQSSTTETHCPYCSLQCGIVLRQREGKFEVEPQPDFPSNRGGLCAKGWTAAELLSHPDRLTTPLIRDRRDLPLRPGTWDEALSRMVSAFGAAQGRHGRDAVGCFGGGGLTNEKAYQLGKFARVALGSSAIDYNGRFCMSSAAVAGTRAFGIDRGMPFPLDDIAETDAILLVGSNPADTLPPAMRFFDAAGERGARCVVIDPRRTATAARAELHLQPVPGTDLALANGMLHVAVRQGLIDEAYIAARTTGFDAVRRAVRLYWPDRVERITGVPESAVVEAVRILGTARRAMIMTARGAEQHRAGTDTVSAFINLALALGLPGRPFSGFATVTGQGNGQGGREHGLKADQLPGYRRLDDPAARAHVAAVWNVDPDELPLPGLSAYEMLDRIATPGGVRAMWVLGSNVVVSAPNAGHVAEQLRRLDFLVVSDIFLSETAELADVVLPAAQWAEETGTMTNLEGRVVLRSAATAPPPGVRTDLQAMSDVALRLGKPGFSDDPEVVFAELGRASQGGKADYSGIGYARIRAGDGVFWPCPSVRHPGTPRMFTVDFPTPDRRARFHVTEQGDAAEPPDTRFPYYLTTGRLLKQYQSGTQTRRVGALAAAEPAPHVELHEQLARRIGVVDGDPVLLRTRRGEAVMAARIDRAIRPDTVFVPFHWGGPGSANLLTNPVLDPHSRMPAFKVCAVAVERAQPSPPIPDKEQSR, from the coding sequence ATGACGCAATCGTCCACGACCGAAACCCACTGCCCGTACTGCTCCCTGCAATGCGGAATCGTCCTGCGGCAGCGCGAGGGGAAGTTCGAGGTCGAACCCCAGCCCGACTTCCCGTCGAACCGCGGTGGGCTCTGCGCCAAGGGCTGGACCGCCGCGGAGCTGCTGTCGCACCCCGACCGATTGACCACGCCCCTGATCAGGGACCGCCGGGATCTGCCGCTGCGGCCAGGCACCTGGGACGAGGCGCTGAGCAGAATGGTCAGCGCGTTCGGCGCGGCGCAGGGGCGGCACGGCCGCGACGCCGTCGGCTGCTTCGGCGGCGGCGGGCTCACCAACGAGAAGGCCTACCAGCTGGGCAAATTCGCGCGCGTCGCGCTGGGCAGTTCGGCGATCGACTACAACGGACGCTTCTGCATGTCCTCCGCGGCGGTCGCCGGGACACGGGCTTTCGGAATCGACCGGGGTATGCCGTTTCCGCTGGACGACATCGCCGAGACCGATGCGATCCTGCTGGTCGGCAGCAACCCCGCCGACACCCTGCCGCCTGCCATGCGGTTCTTCGACGCCGCCGGCGAGCGCGGCGCGCGGTGCGTGGTGATCGATCCGCGCCGGACGGCCACCGCCGCCAGGGCGGAGCTGCACCTGCAACCGGTTCCGGGGACCGATTTGGCGCTGGCGAACGGGATGCTGCACGTAGCGGTCAGGCAGGGCCTCATCGACGAGGCGTACATCGCCGCGCGGACTACGGGTTTCGACGCGGTCCGGCGTGCGGTCCGGCTGTACTGGCCGGACCGGGTGGAGCGGATCACCGGCGTCCCGGAGAGCGCTGTCGTCGAGGCGGTGCGGATACTCGGCACGGCGCGGCGCGCGATGATCATGACCGCGCGCGGCGCCGAGCAGCATCGGGCAGGCACCGACACGGTGTCGGCGTTCATCAATCTGGCGCTGGCGCTCGGCTTGCCGGGCCGCCCGTTCTCGGGGTTCGCGACGGTGACCGGGCAGGGCAACGGCCAGGGCGGACGTGAGCACGGCCTCAAGGCCGACCAGCTACCCGGCTACCGCCGCCTCGACGATCCGGCGGCACGGGCCCACGTGGCCGCCGTGTGGAACGTCGATCCCGACGAGCTGCCGCTTCCCGGCCTCTCCGCGTACGAAATGCTGGATCGGATCGCCACCCCCGGCGGCGTGCGGGCGATGTGGGTACTCGGATCGAACGTGGTGGTCTCCGCGCCGAACGCGGGCCACGTCGCGGAGCAGCTGCGGCGGCTCGACTTCCTGGTGGTGTCCGACATCTTCCTGTCCGAGACCGCGGAGCTGGCCGACGTGGTGCTGCCCGCCGCGCAGTGGGCCGAGGAAACCGGAACGATGACCAACCTGGAGGGGCGGGTCGTGCTGCGCAGCGCCGCGACCGCACCGCCGCCGGGCGTGCGGACCGATCTCCAGGCGATGAGCGACGTCGCGCTCCGGCTCGGCAAGCCCGGATTCTCCGACGATCCGGAGGTGGTCTTCGCCGAGCTGGGGCGCGCGAGCCAGGGCGGCAAGGCCGACTACTCGGGAATCGGCTACGCCCGGATCCGCGCCGGGGACGGCGTGTTCTGGCCCTGCCCCTCGGTCCGGCATCCGGGCACCCCCCGGATGTTCACGGTGGATTTCCCGACCCCGGACCGGCGGGCGCGGTTCCACGTCACCGAACAGGGCGACGCGGCGGAGCCGCCGGACACCCGATTCCCGTACTACCTGACGACCGGCAGGCTGCTGAAGCAGTACCAGTCCGGCACCCAGACCCGCCGGGTCGGTGCCCTCGCGGCGGCCGAGCCCGCACCGCACGTGGAACTGCACGAGCAGCTCGCCCGCCGGATCGGCGTCGTCGACGGCGATCCGGTGCTGCTCCGAACCCGGCGCGGCGAAGCGGTGATGGCCGCCAGGATCGACCGGGCGATCCGCCCCGACACGGTGTTCGTGCCGTTCCACTGGGGCGGCCCGGGCAGCGCCAACCTGCTCACCAATCCCGTACTCGACCCGCACTCGCGCATGCCGGCGTTCAAGGTGTGCGCGGTCGCCGTCGAGCGCGCACAGCCCTCCCCGCCGATTCCCGACAAGGAGCAGAGCCGATGA